The sequence ACTGCTGATTGATGCACTTGGTATGGGTAAAATTTCTGTAGGGCCTCCATATTTTAATGCTGTATTTGTGCCTATTGTTTTAGTGTTGTTTGCTTTTATGGGTGTAGGTCCAATTATTCGCTGGAAAAAATCGAAGGCCGGCGAGCTTAGACGCCAACTGCTGATCCCTGCTCTAATTTCTGTCGCGATAGGGATAGTGACACCATTTATAGTTGATGGTGCATTTAACGCGTGGGTTGCATTTGGTATTGCAGCGGCGGTATGGATCATACTTGCCACGGCAAGAGCCGCTTATAATATTGTTAAACCTAAAGAAGGTGATATTAGTGTTGCTCGTATGGGGCGCAGTCAATTTGGGATGATCTTGGCCCATTTCGGCATTGCCGTCTCTGTTATTGGTGCCACTATGGTATCTAACTATTCAGTTGAGAAAAGTGTCCGAATGGGACCAGGGGTTAGCCAGGAGTTAGCTGGTTATACCTTTAAGTATTTAGAGACAAAAAATGTCGTTGGCCCAAATTACACAGCTCAGCAGGGGCAAATTGAAATCTATAAAGATGACAAATTGTTAACACTGCTAAAGCCTGATCGCCGTCAATACAATGTACGAACCATGGATATGACCGAAGCTGGTATTGATTGGGGTCTGTTCCGTGATTTGTATGTGACTATGGGTGACCCTATCAGTGCAACAGAGTTTGCGGTACGTTTGAACTATAAACCCTTTGTCCGTTGGTTGTGGTTTGGATCGATTTTTATGATGATTGGTGGTTTCTTCGCTGCATCAGATAAGCGTTATCGCTCAAAAGTGGCGGCGATTGTTAAGCCACAAGTAGATAAAGCTAAACTGGCAACCGCTCAATAGTTGAGGAATATATGAAGAAGTTGGTTCTATTTATCCCTCTGGTGCTATTTCTTGCCATGGGAGTATTTTTATATAAAGGGTTGTTTTTGAATCCTCAAAAATTGGATTCAGCACTAGAAGGAAAGCCTATTCCGGCTTTCCAGCTAGAACGTCTAGAAACACCTGATGAGCTGATTACCAATGAACAGTTAAAAGGGAAAGTAGCATTACTCAACGTATGGGCGACTTGGTGCCCATCTTGTAAATATGAACACCCTTTTTTAAATATGTTATCGCGGAAAAATATTCTACCCATATACGGTATCAACTATCGGGATGAGCGTGCGCCTGCAATCGCTGAGCTGAGACGCCAAGGTGACCCATATACATTGAATATCTTTGATAAAGATGGACGCTTGGGTCTAGACCTTGGCGTTTATGGTGCTCCAGAAAGTTTTATTGTTGATCATAACGGTATTATTCGCTTCCGCTATGCAGGCCCTATTGATCAAAATGTCTGGAGTGAAACACTATTCCCAATGATCCAGCAATTACAGGCAGAAGCAGCAAAGGATAATGTATCGTGAAAATATTACTCAAATTAGTAAGCGGGTTAGTGCTGGTATTGAGTATGGTCACCAGTGCTATTGCTACACCTGTCGATACTTATGAATTTAAATCGCCGGATAATCAAAAGCGCGCTTTATCACTCGCTCACTCTTTGCGTTGTCCGCAGTGTCAAAACCAAAACTTAATTGATTCGAATTCTCCAGTTGCCAGTGATTTGCGGCTTGAAGTTTTTAAAATGGTCGATGAAGGTAAAGGCGATGACGAAATCATTGAGTTTATGACAAGTCGCTATGGTGAGTTTGTGCTGTATAAACCTAAAATGGAAGCCAAAACCTATATACTTTGGTTAGGGCCCATAGGTTTGTTAATCATCGGCTTAGCGATTGGTTATATTTTTATCCGCAAACAGCGCATCAGTGGCAACACACCTCAGGAGATCAGCGCTGAAGATCAACAAGCATTAGATGCCTTACTAAAGCGTAATAGCAAATGAAGCATAAATTAGCGACAGCTTTTATGCTGTCATCTATTTTATTAGGATTTACAGTTGGAGTTGTGCATGCCTATCCTGGGATGCAACAGGGAACAAATCCAGTAACATCCACAATTGATCTGATCAGTGTTTTACCTAAAGCTTTTCCGATTGAGCCTGCGCCTTTTAATGATGTCGATGGTAAATCCATCGACTTCAGCCAATACAAAGGCAAAGTTGTGATGGTCAACATGTGGGCGACCTGGTGCCCACCCTGCGTAAGGGAGTTGCCCGCAATTGAGCGTTTGGCGACAAAGTTTAAAGCGGATCAGTTTGCGTTATTGCCTATCTCTATCGATGCTGGTGGTAAGCAACAAGTGCAGCCTTTTCTCACATCATTAGGAATGGCAAACTTTAATTCCTATTACGATCCTACGCAAAACTTAGGGCAGGTGTTCCCACTGGATACCATTCCTGCAACCTTTATTCTCGATCAAAATGGCCAATTGATCGCGTTTGTGCGCTCCTTTGTCGATTGGGATGACGCAAAAGCCGTATCGCTAATCCAAAGTTTTATCGATAAAGGCGCTAAAAAGCTGAATTAAACAGCATATAGAGCGTAAATAGAGCACCGCTGTAGAAAAGATCGCCATGCGATCTTTTTTCTTTTAAAAAGCGCTTGCACAAAAAGTTTCGCTGCCTATAATGCGCATCCACTGACACGGCAGACAGCGAAAGCGAGCGCGGTTTCAGTGCGAATCGAATGCAAATTGTGCAGTTGATTCGAAAGCCTCAAGAAGTTTGCAAAAACGCCTTGACGCGATGAGGGAAATGCGTAGAATACGCAGCCCTAGCCAACTGGAAGCGTTAATCGACCGGTGTGGTGCTCAGGTCCTCTGTTGAGGCTGAGATGCTCTTTAACAATCTAAACAAGAAATCTGTGTGGACACTCACAGGTGTTGAGTTAATCGAAACTGCTTAGCTTTAGGGTTGGCAGTCAAAGAATTAAATCAATGTAACAATGAGTGTTCATAGCAATATGTACAGTTTGTTTCAGTGCTTCTTTTATAAGGAGTGCGAGAAACAAAAAATCAGAATTCATTGAGCAGCTGAAGTCGTAAGACGGAAGCAACAAAACTTTAATTGAAGAGTTTGATCATGGCTCAGATTGAACGCTGGCGGCAGGCCTAACACATGCAAGTCGAGCGGCAGCACAAGGGAGTTTACTTCTGAGGTGGCGAGCGGCGGACGGGTGAGTAATGCCTAGGGATCTGCCCAGTCGAGGGGGATAACAGTTGGAAACGACTGCTAATACCGCATACGCCCTACGGGGGAAAGGAGGGGACCTTCGGGCCTTCCGCGATTGGATGAACCTAGGTGGGATTAGCTAGTTGGTGAGGTAATGGCTCACCAAGGCGACGATCCCTAGCTGTTCTGAGAGGATGATCAGCCACACTGGGACTGAGACACGGCCCAGACTCCTACGGGAGGCAGCAGTGGGGAATATTGCACAATGGGGGAAACCCTGATGCAGCCATGCCGCGTGTGTGAAGAAGGCCTTCGGGTTGTAAAGCACTTTCAGTAGGGAGGAAAGGGTGTAGTTTAATACGCTATATCTGTGACGTTACCTACAGAAGAAGGACCGGCTAACTCCGTGCCAGCAGCCGCGGTAATACGGAGGGTCCGAGCGTTAATCGGAATTACTGGGCGTAAAGCGTGCGCAGGCGGTTTGTTAAGCGAGATGTGAAAGCCCTGGGCTCAACCTAGGAATAGCATTTCGAACTGGCGAACTAGAGTCTTGTAGAGGGGGGTAGAATTCCAGGTGTAGCGGTGAAATGCGTAGAGATCTGGAGGAATACCGGTGGCGAAGGCGGCCCCCTGGACAAAGACTGACGCTCATGCACGAAAGCGTGGGGAGCAAACAGGATTAGATACCCTGGTAGTCCACGCCGTAAACGATGTCTACTCGGAGTTTGGTGTCTTGAACACTGGGCTCTCAAGCTAACGC is a genomic window of Shewanella putrefaciens containing:
- a CDS encoding DsbE family thiol:disulfide interchange protein; amino-acid sequence: MKKLVLFIPLVLFLAMGVFLYKGLFLNPQKLDSALEGKPIPAFQLERLETPDELITNEQLKGKVALLNVWATWCPSCKYEHPFLNMLSRKNILPIYGINYRDERAPAIAELRRQGDPYTLNIFDKDGRLGLDLGVYGAPESFIVDHNGIIRFRYAGPIDQNVWSETLFPMIQQLQAEAAKDNVS
- the nrfF gene encoding heme lyase NrfEFG subunit NrfF, producing MKILLKLVSGLVLVLSMVTSAIATPVDTYEFKSPDNQKRALSLAHSLRCPQCQNQNLIDSNSPVASDLRLEVFKMVDEGKGDDEIIEFMTSRYGEFVLYKPKMEAKTYILWLGPIGLLIIGLAIGYIFIRKQRISGNTPQEISAEDQQALDALLKRNSK
- a CDS encoding TlpA disulfide reductase family protein; this translates as MKHKLATAFMLSSILLGFTVGVVHAYPGMQQGTNPVTSTIDLISVLPKAFPIEPAPFNDVDGKSIDFSQYKGKVVMVNMWATWCPPCVRELPAIERLATKFKADQFALLPISIDAGGKQQVQPFLTSLGMANFNSYYDPTQNLGQVFPLDTIPATFILDQNGQLIAFVRSFVDWDDAKAVSLIQSFIDKGAKKLN